The proteins below are encoded in one region of Pseudomonas sp. SCB32:
- the algK gene encoding alginate biosynthesis TPR repeat lipoprotein AlgK, translated as MNRPVSRLAPHLALALAIAAAAGCAGLPDQRLAQEALERGDIATAQANFQSLATLGYADAQVGLADMQAATGDPAEQARAEKLYRDAAETSPRARARLGKWLAAKPGGTDAEHREAEQLLTRAFNEGEDSALVPLIVLYLQYPQAWPNVNPQQRIDQWREQGLPQADLAQIILYRTQGTYNQHLGEVEQVCQRWLNRMDVCWMELATVYQIQGNADKQKAHIEALKAAWKAGRVPSERVDSVAGVLAAPNLGTPDPQAAQALLTEIAPTYPAGWVSLAKLQYDNPDLGDLDQMLDYLKKAQDAAQPRAELLLGRLYYDGKWAPQEPQKAEQHLLKAAATEPQAHYYLGQIYRRGYLGKVYPQKAVDHLLIAARAGQASADMALAQLYSQGRGVRPNLVNAFVFGELAKRQQVPTASDLMAQLEPQIQPADRTAAQQLLKREEQTRGANWQATVSLLQNNQEQENL; from the coding sequence ATGAATCGACCTGTCTCACGACTGGCCCCGCATCTGGCCCTGGCACTGGCCATCGCCGCAGCCGCGGGCTGCGCCGGCCTGCCCGACCAGCGTCTGGCCCAGGAGGCCCTGGAGCGTGGCGACATCGCCACCGCCCAGGCCAACTTCCAGAGCCTGGCCACCCTGGGCTACGCCGACGCACAGGTCGGTCTGGCCGACATGCAGGCCGCCACCGGCGATCCGGCCGAACAGGCGCGCGCCGAGAAGCTCTACCGCGATGCGGCGGAAACCTCGCCGCGTGCCCGCGCCCGCCTGGGCAAGTGGCTGGCAGCCAAGCCCGGCGGCACCGACGCCGAGCACCGCGAAGCCGAGCAGTTGCTGACCCGCGCCTTCAACGAAGGCGAGGACAGCGCGCTGGTGCCGCTGATCGTCCTCTACCTGCAATACCCGCAGGCCTGGCCGAACGTGAACCCGCAGCAGCGCATCGACCAGTGGCGCGAACAGGGCCTGCCGCAGGCGGACCTGGCGCAGATCATCCTCTACCGCACCCAGGGCACCTACAACCAGCACCTGGGCGAGGTCGAGCAGGTCTGCCAGCGCTGGCTGAACCGCATGGACGTGTGCTGGATGGAGCTGGCCACCGTGTACCAGATCCAGGGCAACGCGGATAAACAGAAAGCCCATATCGAAGCGCTCAAGGCCGCCTGGAAAGCCGGCCGGGTGCCGTCCGAGCGCGTCGACTCGGTGGCCGGCGTACTGGCCGCCCCGAACCTCGGCACGCCCGACCCGCAAGCCGCGCAGGCGCTGTTGACGGAAATCGCCCCGACCTACCCGGCGGGCTGGGTGAGCCTGGCCAAGCTGCAGTACGACAACCCCGACCTGGGCGACCTGGACCAGATGCTCGACTACCTGAAGAAGGCCCAGGACGCCGCCCAACCCCGCGCCGAGCTGCTGCTCGGGCGCCTCTACTACGACGGCAAATGGGCCCCGCAGGAGCCGCAGAAGGCCGAGCAGCACCTGCTCAAGGCCGCCGCCACCGAGCCCCAGGCGCACTACTACCTGGGCCAGATCTACCGCCGCGGCTACCTCGGCAAGGTCTACCCGCAGAAAGCCGTGGACCACCTGCTGATCGCCGCCCGCGCAGGACAGGCCAGCGCCGACATGGCCCTGGCGCAGCTGTATTCGCAGGGACGTGGCGTGCGGCCAAACCTGGTCAACGCCTTTGTCTTCGGCGAGCTCGCCAAGCGCCAGCAGGTCCCCACCGCCAGCGACCTGATGGCGCAGCTCGAGCCGCAGATCCAACCGGCCGACCGCACCGCGGCCCAGCAGTTGCTCAAGCGCGAAGAACAAACGCGCGGCGCCAACTGGCAGGCCACCGTCAGCCTCCTGCAGAACAACCAGGAACAAGAAAACCTATGA
- a CDS encoding alginate export family protein: MLGAGLSLAGTLFGSLAYAADEPPKNFGLDVKVTAESEDDRDLGTAPGGDLNGIGLDVRPWALGQWGDWSAFVMGQAVTATDTIQTDTLQSDEVNNDRSGSNNQREPDNSYLALREFWVDYAGLTQYPGEHLRFGRQRLREESGMWQDTNIEALNWTFDTTLLRAHLGAAQRFSDYRTDISDLAPADKDRSHVFGDISTQWMPHHWVGLRLHHSDDSGSLPNPGETVDSLDKQTTGDLTWVGVEANGDGYNWHSQMPVNYWASATWLTGNRDRLTTTAVDGERIATGKQSGDVNAYGVDLGLRWNIDEQWRAGAAYARGSGGGKNGEDQFQQTGLESNRSNFTGTRARVARFGEAFRGELSNLQDATLFGSWQMREDYDASVVYHKFWRVDGNSDIGNSGINAPLVNDSKDLGQEADLVVTKYFKQGLLPASMSQSIDEPSTLVRFRGGVFKPGDAYGSHVDSTMHHAFIDVIWRF, translated from the coding sequence ATGCTCGGCGCCGGCCTGAGCCTCGCCGGCACCCTGTTCGGCAGCCTTGCCTATGCTGCCGATGAGCCGCCGAAGAACTTCGGCCTCGACGTCAAGGTCACGGCCGAATCCGAGGACGACCGCGACCTGGGCACCGCCCCAGGCGGCGACCTCAACGGTATCGGTCTCGACGTGCGCCCCTGGGCCCTCGGCCAATGGGGCGACTGGAGCGCTTTCGTGATGGGCCAGGCGGTCACCGCGACCGACACCATCCAGACCGACACCCTGCAGTCCGACGAGGTCAACAACGACAGAAGCGGCAGCAACAACCAGCGCGAGCCGGACAACTCCTACCTGGCCCTGCGCGAGTTCTGGGTGGACTACGCAGGCCTCACCCAGTATCCCGGCGAGCACCTGCGCTTCGGTCGCCAGCGCCTGCGCGAAGAAAGCGGCATGTGGCAGGACACCAACATCGAAGCCCTGAACTGGACCTTCGACACCACCCTGCTGCGGGCCCACCTGGGCGCCGCCCAGCGCTTCTCCGACTACCGCACCGACATCAGCGACCTGGCGCCGGCGGACAAGGACCGCAGCCACGTCTTCGGCGACATTTCCACGCAATGGATGCCCCACCACTGGGTCGGCCTGCGCCTGCACCACTCCGACGACAGCGGCAGCCTGCCGAACCCCGGCGAGACCGTCGACTCGCTGGACAAGCAAACCACTGGCGACCTCACCTGGGTGGGCGTCGAAGCCAACGGCGACGGTTACAACTGGCACTCGCAGATGCCCGTCAACTACTGGGCCAGCGCCACCTGGCTGACCGGTAACCGCGACCGCCTGACCACCACCGCGGTGGACGGCGAGCGCATCGCCACCGGCAAGCAGAGCGGCGACGTGAACGCCTACGGTGTCGACCTCGGCCTGCGCTGGAACATCGACGAGCAGTGGCGCGCCGGCGCGGCATACGCCCGTGGCAGTGGCGGCGGCAAGAACGGCGAGGACCAGTTCCAGCAGACCGGCCTGGAGAGCAACCGCTCCAACTTCACCGGCACCCGCGCCCGCGTGGCCCGCTTCGGTGAGGCCTTCCGTGGCGAACTCTCGAACCTCCAGGACGCCACCCTGTTCGGCTCCTGGCAGATGCGCGAGGACTACGACGCCAGCGTCGTGTACCACAAGTTCTGGCGCGTCGACGGCAACTCGGACATTGGCAACAGCGGCATCAACGCGCCGCTGGTCAACGACTCCAAGGACCTGGGCCAGGAAGCCGACCTGGTAGTGACCAAGTACTTCAAGCAAGGCCTGCTGCCGGCTTCGATGAGCCAGAGCATCGACGAGCCCTCGACGCTGGTGCGCTTCCGTGGCGGCGTGTTCAAGCCCGGCGACGCCTATGGCAGCCACGTGGACTCGACCATGCACCACGCCTTCATCGACGTCATCTGGCGCTTCTGA
- the algG gene encoding mannuronan 5-epimerase AlgG, with the protein MNRHPIHALPLTALLLGGLFSAGAPVWAAQPAAKAEASARTAAAAPHNAKDSAKGEGTEKAPDRQPGGEPGHTQTLKESGNYTVTAAPSEPLQLDPPKLPDLSGYTAEAVQQKIDRSKHGKAVVQRMVQQMPLKEFTGGKNRLAEWVKRQRQMPQAIFIEGGYVDLAELASKLPKTALEEVEPGIYVARLPIVVSQGATLEIDGKVKELRLSQDRGSFLVNDGKLFVRDSKVTAWNEAKNEPAWFKSPNEFRPFLISWGGAEAYLVNSTFTSFGYNASKAYGISISQYSPGMDKTMRRPRPKGWVIGSTFVDSWYGFYCYEADDLVVRGNTYRDNIIYGIDPHDRSRRLIIAENEVHGTKKKHGIIVSREVNDSWIFHNKTYDNHLSGIVLDRNSERNLVAYNEVYRNHSDGITLYESGDNLIYGNQVLANLRHGIRIRNSVNIRLYENLAAGNQLMGVYGHIKDLSDTDRNIDLDPFDTKVSLIVVGGKLAGNGSGPLSVDSPLSLELYKVNMLGPTKSSGISFNGVLGEKQEQIFDLLVRQQRAVLLDPVQSQAELQN; encoded by the coding sequence ATGAACCGCCATCCGATACACGCCCTGCCGCTGACCGCGCTACTGCTCGGCGGCCTGTTCAGCGCCGGCGCACCGGTCTGGGCCGCGCAGCCCGCGGCCAAGGCCGAAGCCAGCGCCAGGACGGCAGCTGCCGCCCCCCATAACGCAAAGGACAGCGCAAAGGGCGAAGGCACCGAAAAGGCACCCGACCGGCAACCGGGCGGCGAACCCGGGCACACCCAGACGCTGAAGGAATCCGGCAACTACACCGTGACCGCCGCGCCCAGCGAGCCGCTGCAGCTGGACCCGCCGAAACTGCCTGACCTCTCCGGCTACACCGCCGAAGCGGTGCAGCAGAAGATCGACCGCAGCAAGCATGGCAAGGCCGTGGTGCAGCGCATGGTCCAGCAGATGCCGCTGAAGGAATTCACCGGCGGCAAGAACCGCCTCGCCGAGTGGGTGAAGCGCCAGCGCCAGATGCCCCAGGCCATCTTCATCGAGGGCGGTTATGTCGACCTGGCCGAACTCGCCAGCAAGCTGCCGAAGACCGCACTGGAAGAGGTCGAACCGGGCATCTACGTCGCCCGCCTGCCCATCGTGGTCAGCCAGGGCGCGACGCTGGAGATCGACGGCAAGGTCAAGGAGCTGCGCCTGTCCCAGGATCGCGGTTCGTTCCTGGTCAACGACGGCAAGCTGTTCGTGCGCGACTCCAAGGTCACCGCCTGGAACGAAGCGAAGAATGAGCCGGCCTGGTTCAAGTCCCCGAATGAATTCCGTCCCTTCCTGATCTCCTGGGGCGGCGCCGAGGCCTACCTGGTGAACAGCACCTTCACCAGTTTCGGCTACAACGCCTCGAAGGCCTACGGCATCTCCATCTCCCAGTACAGCCCGGGCATGGACAAGACCATGCGGCGCCCGCGCCCCAAGGGCTGGGTGATCGGCTCGACCTTCGTCGACTCCTGGTATGGCTTCTACTGCTACGAGGCTGACGACCTCGTGGTGCGCGGCAACACCTACCGCGACAACATCATCTACGGCATCGACCCCCACGACCGCTCGCGCCGCCTGATCATCGCCGAGAACGAGGTCCATGGGACCAAAAAGAAGCACGGCATCATCGTCTCGCGTGAGGTGAACGACAGCTGGATCTTCCACAACAAGACCTACGACAACCACCTCTCCGGGATCGTCCTGGACCGTAACTCCGAGCGCAACCTGGTGGCCTACAACGAGGTGTACCGCAACCACTCCGACGGCATCACCCTCTACGAGTCGGGCGATAACCTCATCTACGGCAACCAGGTGCTGGCCAACCTGCGCCACGGCATCCGCATCCGTAACAGCGTGAACATCCGCCTGTACGAGAACCTTGCGGCCGGCAACCAGCTGATGGGCGTGTACGGCCACATCAAGGACCTCTCCGACACCGACCGCAACATCGACCTCGACCCCTTCGACACCAAGGTCTCGCTGATCGTGGTTGGCGGCAAGCTGGCGGGCAACGGCTCGGGCCCCTTGTCGGTGGACTCGCCGCTGTCGCTTGAGCTCTACAAGGTGAACATGCTCGGCCCGACCAAATCTTCCGGCATCTCCTTCAACGGCGTGCTGGGCGAGAAACAGGAACAGATCTTCGACCTGCTGGTACGCCAGCAACGCGCCGTGCTGCTCGACCCCGTGCAAAGCCAGGCCGAACTGCAGAACTGA
- a CDS encoding alginate O-acetyltransferase, which translates to MKRMTSNLLRLSGLTAGLLLAHQALAADAAAPTYTAQPTAALCPNAANDAAYNTKYLGFFTHLVPAQEDWLFRTTYDLRTDFGTSAEGWRELKQLRDELKRKGIDLVVVYQPTRGLVNREKLNPQEKASFNYELAKKNYLATIAQFRKAGIYTPDFSPLFDEKQEHPYYFKGDHHWTPYGAMRSAKIVAETLKEIPAYKDVPKQEFESKRVGLLSKLGTFHKAAAQLCGSGYAPQYVDRFETEPVGDSGGGDLFGEGGNAQVALVGTSNSGPAYNFAGFLEEYAKVDILNNAVSGGGFDSSMLAYMTSQEFHDKPPKILIWEFATHYDMALKSFYRQAMPLVDNGCAGGTPALSRKVKLHAGSNEVLVNSGALPIRSGSYTADVTYSDPGVHELKNTVWYMNGRREQLKIEQAKSVDTGGRYVFELRNDEDWSNQQFLSLEIEAPDDMPAGLEVEAKLCQTPKAKSADMAAN; encoded by the coding sequence ATGAAACGTATGACATCCAACTTGCTGCGCCTGTCGGGCCTCACCGCCGGCCTGCTGCTCGCCCACCAGGCCCTGGCCGCCGACGCCGCGGCGCCGACCTACACCGCCCAGCCGACCGCTGCGCTGTGCCCGAACGCCGCCAACGACGCGGCCTACAACACCAAGTACCTGGGCTTCTTCACGCACCTGGTGCCGGCCCAGGAAGACTGGCTGTTCCGTACCACCTACGACCTGCGTACCGACTTCGGCACCAGTGCCGAGGGCTGGCGCGAACTCAAGCAGCTGCGCGATGAACTCAAGCGCAAGGGCATTGACCTGGTGGTGGTCTACCAGCCCACCCGTGGCCTGGTGAACCGCGAGAAGCTCAACCCGCAGGAGAAGGCCAGCTTCAACTACGAACTGGCGAAGAAGAACTACCTGGCGACCATCGCCCAGTTCCGCAAGGCCGGCATCTACACCCCGGACTTCTCCCCGCTGTTCGACGAGAAGCAGGAACACCCCTACTACTTCAAGGGCGACCACCACTGGACGCCTTACGGCGCCATGCGCAGCGCGAAGATCGTCGCCGAAACGCTGAAGGAAATCCCGGCGTACAAGGACGTGCCGAAGCAGGAATTCGAAAGCAAGCGCGTGGGCCTGCTGTCCAAGCTCGGCACCTTCCACAAGGCCGCCGCCCAGCTGTGCGGCAGTGGCTACGCACCACAGTACGTCGATCGCTTCGAGACCGAGCCGGTGGGCGACTCCGGCGGCGGCGACCTGTTCGGCGAAGGCGGCAACGCCCAGGTCGCCCTGGTCGGCACCTCCAACAGCGGCCCGGCCTACAACTTCGCCGGTTTCCTGGAGGAGTACGCCAAGGTCGACATCCTCAACAACGCGGTCTCCGGCGGTGGCTTCGACAGCTCCATGCTGGCCTACATGACCAGCCAGGAATTCCACGACAAGCCGCCGAAGATCCTCATCTGGGAATTCGCCACCCACTACGACATGGCGCTGAAGAGCTTCTACCGCCAGGCCATGCCGCTGGTGGACAACGGCTGCGCCGGCGGCACGCCTGCGCTCTCCCGCAAGGTCAAGCTGCACGCGGGCAGCAACGAGGTGCTGGTCAACAGCGGCGCCCTGCCGATCCGCTCGGGCAGCTACACCGCCGACGTCACCTACAGCGACCCCGGCGTGCACGAGCTCAAGAACACCGTCTGGTACATGAACGGTCGCCGCGAGCAGTTGAAGATCGAACAGGCCAAGTCCGTGGACACCGGCGGCCGCTACGTCTTCGAACTGCGCAACGACGAAGACTGGTCGAACCAGCAGTTCCTCTCCCTGGAGATTGAGGCGCCGGATGACATGCCGGCGGGCCTGGAGGTCGAGGCCAAGCTCTGTCAGACCCCCAAAGCGAAGTCGGCCGATATGGCCGCCAACTAG